In Citrus sinensis cultivar Valencia sweet orange chromosome 4, DVS_A1.0, whole genome shotgun sequence, one DNA window encodes the following:
- the LOC102625547 gene encoding uncharacterized protein LOC102625547 isoform X2, protein MTTSNPFTTATTPSQAPPQQHMYQNQRPANPSHSQGQAQGQGVVYPVASSGRGFIPKPMRPSDQTVTVANHGGYPPRPNQLPPYPRPHLDNHHHPVLHHHQHHHMIRPPPLNNQQHQHPQISSNPSPIRGVPVSSGHLKVAPSSSASLSPVIPPDSNGDNSDETFTIVRDRKVRITEGASLYALCRSWLRNGSPEETQPQHADGVKSLPRPLPMPRADANIAKEKESEEDEDETDEDENVDRLSEEDLLRRHVQRAKQIRARLSNERAKRIERYKTRLSLLLPPLVEQSQNDAHAGS, encoded by the exons ATGACGACTAGTAACCCCTTTACAACGGCGACAACTCCGTCGCAGGCGCCGCCACAGCAACACATGTACCAAAATCAGCGGCCAGCAAACCCTAGTCATTCACAAGGACAAGCACAAGGTCAGGGGGTTGTTTACCCAGTTGCTTCATCTGGGCGCGGTTTTATTCCAAAACCTATGCGACCCTCTGATCAGACGGTCACTGTGGCCAATCACGGTGGGTACCCACCCCGTCCTAATCAACTGCCGCCTTATCCTCGGCCTCATTTGGacaatcatcatcatcctgtgctccaccaccaccaacacCACCACATGATTAGGCCGCCGCCTCTGAATAATCAACAACACCAACATCCTCAGATTAGCAGCAATCCTTCCCCCATCAGGGGAGTACCAGTTTCTTCTGGCCATCTCaag GTTGCTCCATCATCATCAGCATCACTATCCCCTGTGATTCCTCCTGACTCTAATGG GGATAACAGTGATGAGACTTTCACCATTGTAAGAGATAGAAAA GTCAGAATCACTGAAGGGGCTTCTCTTTATGCACTTTGCCGTTCATGGTTGAGAAATGGGTCTCCTGAGGAAACTCAG CCACAGCATGCGGATGGTGTAAAGTCTCTCCCGAGACCTTTGCCTATGCCTAGAGCTGATGCTAATATAGCTAAGGAAAAGGAAAGTGAAGAGGATGAAGACGAGACCGATGAG GATGAGAATGTTGATCGACTTTCGGAAGAAGATCTATTGAGAAGACATGTTCAGCGCGCTAAACAAATTCGAGCACG GTTGAGCAATGAACGTGCCAAACGAATTGAGAGGTACAAAACTAGGCTCAGTCTTCTTCTGCCCCCGCTTGTTGAACAGTCCCAGAATGATGCTCATGCTGGAAGCTGA
- the LOC102625547 gene encoding uncharacterized protein LOC102625547 isoform X1 yields MTTSNPFTTATTPSQAPPQQHMYQNQRPANPSHSQGQAQGQGVVYPVASSGRGFIPKPMRPSDQTVTVANHGGYPPRPNQLPPYPRPHLDNHHHPVLHHHQHHHMIRPPPLNNQQHQHPQISSNPSPIRGVPVSSGHLKVAPSSSASLSPVIPPDSNGYNKHLRDNSDETFTIVRDRKVRITEGASLYALCRSWLRNGSPEETQPQHADGVKSLPRPLPMPRADANIAKEKESEEDEDETDEDENVDRLSEEDLLRRHVQRAKQIRARLSNERAKRIERYKTRLSLLLPPLVEQSQNDAHAGS; encoded by the exons ATGACGACTAGTAACCCCTTTACAACGGCGACAACTCCGTCGCAGGCGCCGCCACAGCAACACATGTACCAAAATCAGCGGCCAGCAAACCCTAGTCATTCACAAGGACAAGCACAAGGTCAGGGGGTTGTTTACCCAGTTGCTTCATCTGGGCGCGGTTTTATTCCAAAACCTATGCGACCCTCTGATCAGACGGTCACTGTGGCCAATCACGGTGGGTACCCACCCCGTCCTAATCAACTGCCGCCTTATCCTCGGCCTCATTTGGacaatcatcatcatcctgtgctccaccaccaccaacacCACCACATGATTAGGCCGCCGCCTCTGAATAATCAACAACACCAACATCCTCAGATTAGCAGCAATCCTTCCCCCATCAGGGGAGTACCAGTTTCTTCTGGCCATCTCaag GTTGCTCCATCATCATCAGCATCACTATCCCCTGTGATTCCTCCTGACTCTAATGGGTATAATAAACATTTGAG GGATAACAGTGATGAGACTTTCACCATTGTAAGAGATAGAAAA GTCAGAATCACTGAAGGGGCTTCTCTTTATGCACTTTGCCGTTCATGGTTGAGAAATGGGTCTCCTGAGGAAACTCAG CCACAGCATGCGGATGGTGTAAAGTCTCTCCCGAGACCTTTGCCTATGCCTAGAGCTGATGCTAATATAGCTAAGGAAAAGGAAAGTGAAGAGGATGAAGACGAGACCGATGAG GATGAGAATGTTGATCGACTTTCGGAAGAAGATCTATTGAGAAGACATGTTCAGCGCGCTAAACAAATTCGAGCACG GTTGAGCAATGAACGTGCCAAACGAATTGAGAGGTACAAAACTAGGCTCAGTCTTCTTCTGCCCCCGCTTGTTGAACAGTCCCAGAATGATGCTCATGCTGGAAGCTGA
- the LOC102625076 gene encoding homeobox-leucine zipper protein HOX11-like isoform X2, giving the protein MELGLSLGDAAGSSKPFEWMEKSHTLAHTRTSRSNKGIGFCMELSIGPTSSVREDGDDDNRKPTQEDEDHHHHEDEQTETAAAAAARLVDSAEIRRCSTPTPTAETANIIQQLDLLPNTPVVLPLPRNPTPSSILASFPAANWTSAEAAGSGQMARDANKLPMAIPAPLDLLVPHHNDDEDPSSPEAEDGDGSHGAGALSSSSLNTTSSAQMDFCIHSSNHHHNDTSTTGTGGTNNIRKSCGDIFRASNDNNNEVVDGCSELEDENGCSTRKKLRLSKQQSAFLEESFKEHTTLTPKQKLALAKQLNLRPRQVEVWFQNRRARTKLKQTEVDCEYLKRCCETLTEENRRLQKELQELRALKSTAGNNPFYMQLPATTLTMCPSCERVATTNINPPPLPTTTTTPPKATSNSTGSSPLSSRPMFVPFSHHKPTTTDGQI; this is encoded by the exons ATGGAGCTTGGCTTAAGCTTAGGAGATGCTGCAGGTTCTTCCAAGCCATTTGAATGGATGGAGAAATCGCATACCCTTGCCCATACCCGTACTAGTCGTAGTAACAAAGGCATAGGGTTTTGCATGGAGTTGTCAATCGGTCCTACAAGTTCTGTTAGAGAAGACGGCGATGATGATAACCGAAAACCAACACAAGAAGACGAAGACCATCACCATCATGAAGATGAACAAACAgaaacagcagcagcagcagcagcaaggCTTGTGGATTCTGCCGAAATAAGAAGATGTTCAACACCAACACCAACAGCAGAGACAGCTAATATTATACAGCAGCTTGATCTATTACCAAACACTCCAGTCGTCCTCCCTCTCCCTCGTAACCCAACGCCTTCTTCTATTCTTGCCTCTTTCCCTGCTGCTAATTGGACCTCTGCag AGGCGGCAGGTTCAGGGCAAATGGCAAGGGATGCGAACAAGTTGCCTATGGCTATCCCTGCTCCTCTCGATCTTCTTGTTCCTCATcataatgatgatgaagacCCATCATCACCAGAAGCAGAAGACGGGGATGGGAGCCATGGGGCAGGGGCtttgtcttcttcttcactGAACACTACCAGCAGCGCTCAGATGGATTTTTGTATCCACAGTAGTAACCATCATCATAACGATACCAGTACTACTGGAACCGGAGGGACTAACAATATTAGGAAGAGCTGCGGGGATATCTTTCGAGCaagtaatgataataataatgaggTGGTTGATGGTTGTTCGGAGCTGGAGGATGAAAATGGGTGCAGCACTAGAAAAAAACTCAGGCTCTCTAAACAACAGTCTGCTTTCCTTGAAGAAAGTTTCAAAGAACATACCACTCTTACTCCT AAGCAAAAGCTTGCACTGGCAAAGCAGCTCAATCTTCGTCCGCGCCAAGTAGAAGTTTGGTTTCAAAACAGAAGAGCAAG GACGAAGTTGAAGCAAACCGAGGTGGATTGCGAGTACTTGAAGAGATGCTGTGAAACATTAACTGAAGAGAATAGACGGCTACAAAAGGAGCTTCAAGAATTAAGAGCTTTGAAGAGTACTGCTGGCAATAATCCCTTTTACATGCAATTACCAGCCACCACACTCACCATGTGCCCTTCTTGTGAGCGAGTAGCCACCACCAATATTAATCCTCCTCCTCTCCCAACCACCACCACTACACCGCCTAAAGCAACTAGTAATAGTACTGGGTCGTCGCCTCTCAGTAGTAGGCCCATGTTCGTTCCTTTTTCTCATCACAAACCAACAACAACCGATGGacaaatataa
- the LOC102625076 gene encoding homeobox-leucine zipper protein HOX11-like isoform X1, which yields MELGLSLGDAAGSSKPFEWMEKSHTLAHTRTSRSNKGIGFCMELSIGPTSSVREDGDDDNRKPTQEDEDHHHHEDEQTETAAAAAARLVDSAEIRRCSTPTPTAETANIIQQLDLLPNTPVVLPLPRNPTPSSILASFPAANWTSAGSSEAAGSGQMARDANKLPMAIPAPLDLLVPHHNDDEDPSSPEAEDGDGSHGAGALSSSSLNTTSSAQMDFCIHSSNHHHNDTSTTGTGGTNNIRKSCGDIFRASNDNNNEVVDGCSELEDENGCSTRKKLRLSKQQSAFLEESFKEHTTLTPKQKLALAKQLNLRPRQVEVWFQNRRARTKLKQTEVDCEYLKRCCETLTEENRRLQKELQELRALKSTAGNNPFYMQLPATTLTMCPSCERVATTNINPPPLPTTTTTPPKATSNSTGSSPLSSRPMFVPFSHHKPTTTDGQI from the exons ATGGAGCTTGGCTTAAGCTTAGGAGATGCTGCAGGTTCTTCCAAGCCATTTGAATGGATGGAGAAATCGCATACCCTTGCCCATACCCGTACTAGTCGTAGTAACAAAGGCATAGGGTTTTGCATGGAGTTGTCAATCGGTCCTACAAGTTCTGTTAGAGAAGACGGCGATGATGATAACCGAAAACCAACACAAGAAGACGAAGACCATCACCATCATGAAGATGAACAAACAgaaacagcagcagcagcagcagcaaggCTTGTGGATTCTGCCGAAATAAGAAGATGTTCAACACCAACACCAACAGCAGAGACAGCTAATATTATACAGCAGCTTGATCTATTACCAAACACTCCAGTCGTCCTCCCTCTCCCTCGTAACCCAACGCCTTCTTCTATTCTTGCCTCTTTCCCTGCTGCTAATTGGACCTCTGCag GGAGTTCAGAGGCGGCAGGTTCAGGGCAAATGGCAAGGGATGCGAACAAGTTGCCTATGGCTATCCCTGCTCCTCTCGATCTTCTTGTTCCTCATcataatgatgatgaagacCCATCATCACCAGAAGCAGAAGACGGGGATGGGAGCCATGGGGCAGGGGCtttgtcttcttcttcactGAACACTACCAGCAGCGCTCAGATGGATTTTTGTATCCACAGTAGTAACCATCATCATAACGATACCAGTACTACTGGAACCGGAGGGACTAACAATATTAGGAAGAGCTGCGGGGATATCTTTCGAGCaagtaatgataataataatgaggTGGTTGATGGTTGTTCGGAGCTGGAGGATGAAAATGGGTGCAGCACTAGAAAAAAACTCAGGCTCTCTAAACAACAGTCTGCTTTCCTTGAAGAAAGTTTCAAAGAACATACCACTCTTACTCCT AAGCAAAAGCTTGCACTGGCAAAGCAGCTCAATCTTCGTCCGCGCCAAGTAGAAGTTTGGTTTCAAAACAGAAGAGCAAG GACGAAGTTGAAGCAAACCGAGGTGGATTGCGAGTACTTGAAGAGATGCTGTGAAACATTAACTGAAGAGAATAGACGGCTACAAAAGGAGCTTCAAGAATTAAGAGCTTTGAAGAGTACTGCTGGCAATAATCCCTTTTACATGCAATTACCAGCCACCACACTCACCATGTGCCCTTCTTGTGAGCGAGTAGCCACCACCAATATTAATCCTCCTCCTCTCCCAACCACCACCACTACACCGCCTAAAGCAACTAGTAATAGTACTGGGTCGTCGCCTCTCAGTAGTAGGCCCATGTTCGTTCCTTTTTCTCATCACAAACCAACAACAACCGATGGacaaatataa